Proteins encoded within one genomic window of Sorex araneus isolate mSorAra2 chromosome 9, mSorAra2.pri, whole genome shotgun sequence:
- the STX2 gene encoding syntaxin-2 isoform X1 → MRDRLAELRACKTDEDEHPSVVVVEKDHFMDDFFHQVEEIRHGIARISQHVEDVKKNHSIILSAPNPEGKIKEELEDLNKEIKKTANKIRAKLKSVEQSLQQDESAGRTSAALRIQRTQHSVLSRKFVEVMTEYNEAQTQFRERSKGRILRQLEITGRTTTDQELEEMLESGNPSIFTSDIISDSQITRQALSEIELRHRDILKLEGSIRELHDMFLDMAMFVETQGEMINNIEKNVAQATDYVEHAKEETKKAIKFHSRAQRKRWILLAVATVVVLLIILIVTLSVSK, encoded by the exons ATGCGGGACCGGTTGGCCGAGCTGCGGGCG TGTAAGACAGATGAAGATGAACACCCCAGCGTGGTGGTCGTCGAGAAGGACCATTTCATGGACGATTTCTTCCACCAG GTCGAGGAGATCAGACACGGGATCGCACGGATCTCACAGCACGTGGAGGATGTCAAGAAAAACCACAGCATCATTCTTTCGGCGCCGAACCCAGAGGGAA agataAAAGAGGAGCTTGAAGATCTGaacaaagaaatcaagaaaactgCAAATAAAATTCGAGCCAAGTTGAAGT CCGTGGAGCAGAGTCTGCAGCAGGATGAGAGCGCGGGGCGCACGTCGGCGGCCCTCCGGATCCagagaacccag CACTCGGTGCTGTCGCGGAAGTTCGTGGAGGTCATGACGGAGTACAACGAGGCGCAGACTCAGTTCCGGGAGCGCAGCAAAGGGCGAATCCTGCGGCAGCTGGAGATCA CCGGGAGGACCACCACAGACCAGGAGCTGGAGGAGATGCTGGAGAGCGGGAACCCATCCATCTTCACGTCCGAT ATCATCTCGGACTCGCAGATCACCAGGCAGGCCCTCAGTGAGATCGAGCTGCGCCACAGGGACATCCTGAAGCTGGAGGGCAGCATCCGCGAGCTGCACGACATGTTCCTGGACATGGCCATGTTCGTGGAGACCCAG GGTGAGATGATCAACAACATAGAGAAGAACGTGGCGCAGGCCACGGACTACGTGGAGCATGCGAAGGAGGAGACCAAGAAGGCCATCAAGTTTCACAGCAGGGCGCAGAGG AAAAGGTGGATCCTGCTGGCCGTGGCCACGGTCGTGGTTCTGCTGATCATCCTCATCGTCACACTGTCGGTGAGCAAGTGA
- the STX2 gene encoding syntaxin-2 isoform X2 has protein sequence MRDRLAELRACKTDEDEHPSVVVVEKDHFMDDFFHQVEEIRHGIARISQHVEDVKKNHSIILSAPNPEGTVEQSLQQDESAGRTSAALRIQRTQHSVLSRKFVEVMTEYNEAQTQFRERSKGRILRQLEITGRTTTDQELEEMLESGNPSIFTSDIISDSQITRQALSEIELRHRDILKLEGSIRELHDMFLDMAMFVETQGEMINNIEKNVAQATDYVEHAKEETKKAIKFHSRAQRKRWILLAVATVVVLLIILIVTLSVSK, from the exons ATGCGGGACCGGTTGGCCGAGCTGCGGGCG TGTAAGACAGATGAAGATGAACACCCCAGCGTGGTGGTCGTCGAGAAGGACCATTTCATGGACGATTTCTTCCACCAG GTCGAGGAGATCAGACACGGGATCGCACGGATCTCACAGCACGTGGAGGATGTCAAGAAAAACCACAGCATCATTCTTTCGGCGCCGAACCCAGAGGGAA CCGTGGAGCAGAGTCTGCAGCAGGATGAGAGCGCGGGGCGCACGTCGGCGGCCCTCCGGATCCagagaacccag CACTCGGTGCTGTCGCGGAAGTTCGTGGAGGTCATGACGGAGTACAACGAGGCGCAGACTCAGTTCCGGGAGCGCAGCAAAGGGCGAATCCTGCGGCAGCTGGAGATCA CCGGGAGGACCACCACAGACCAGGAGCTGGAGGAGATGCTGGAGAGCGGGAACCCATCCATCTTCACGTCCGAT ATCATCTCGGACTCGCAGATCACCAGGCAGGCCCTCAGTGAGATCGAGCTGCGCCACAGGGACATCCTGAAGCTGGAGGGCAGCATCCGCGAGCTGCACGACATGTTCCTGGACATGGCCATGTTCGTGGAGACCCAG GGTGAGATGATCAACAACATAGAGAAGAACGTGGCGCAGGCCACGGACTACGTGGAGCATGCGAAGGAGGAGACCAAGAAGGCCATCAAGTTTCACAGCAGGGCGCAGAGG AAAAGGTGGATCCTGCTGGCCGTGGCCACGGTCGTGGTTCTGCTGATCATCCTCATCGTCACACTGTCGGTGAGCAAGTGA